A window of Drosophila subobscura isolate 14011-0131.10 chromosome E, UCBerk_Dsub_1.0, whole genome shotgun sequence contains these coding sequences:
- the LOC117890656 gene encoding mitotic spindle assembly checkpoint protein MAD1 produces the protein MDDIRSSLDNMVDQFNDSITHSAPKKLLFNRLSISLSDDSATLPKKRRMEQESPNCSLNTSNGSLNSSTTDPNGIMQTNKLRAELIETKARLNQVQEKLKQNDKKRRMELSLAESKVSSLQAQSDYTSNKMVRLLEEMEKMRGIESSYKEEMRRAKAELAALKLKYDDTVSKLKNEKAQQEHDARDVQLCINNELAEYRRHAQRSDLELQSTLNELESIRQRHDEYKVRVSGFEELRANFEKQQQSLKVAEERIKDLEFEIQSYTDWKQVTKVSQERLASIPEMDAELQRLRIHNRQLNKIIGDKLLLEEQVHEYKARLDKEEGARAEAASLQVKLTHTEQELKEWVKVAQDHCLANTLVSPAALRSRIEQLLQGDIVHVSEKYASESESKQMRNAVRDLEQKVRIYLKNIEDLNMNLKRHKNFKDRLQRKLRTVSRERDFYKQMVDNFDKDLTMSNASVAEMTQDMQVRYRVDVLERTVTGYKDLCATLDREIQAMRDQEQLSDPSSEDYENVKKELDTLRIENDRLRRRKEEQELEMMQRCLRQDISSPVSKVVHFADNPAAEAYESSKNMFEKLQAEIERLKRHNKKLEDANEQHLNETTTSTGGMTMNFKELNKLRAELESANAKLGKTKEHFMAARKEFRDVVYMLLGYRIDRVGYKSNYRVTSMYAESPDDYFSIALSESNDLALLETPYSETLQPALDQQLAANNSFPPFFSSLTLDLFQRATVTIN, from the exons ATGGACGACATACGCAGCAGCTTGGATAATATGGTAGACCAATTCAACGACAGCATTACCCACTCGGCGCCCAAGAAGCTGCTATTCAATCGTCTCTCCATCTCGCTGAGCGACGATTCTGCAACAT TGCCAAAGAAGCGACGCATGGAGCAGGAGTCGCCCAACTGCAGCCTGAACACCTCCAATGGCTCGTTGAACAGCTCCACGACCGACCCGAATGGCATCATGCAGACGAACAAATTGCGCGCGGAGCTCATCGAGACAAAGGCGCGTCTCAACCAGGTGCaggagaagctgaagcagaacGACAAGAAGCGTCGCATGGAGTTGTCACTGGCCGAAAGCAAAGTCTCTTCCCTGCAGGCTCAAAGCGACtacaccagcaacaaaatggtGCGCCTGTTGGAGGAGATGGAAAAAATGCGCGGGATCGAATCCAGTTACAAGGAGGAGATGCGCCGTGCCAAGGCCGAATTGGCCGCTCTCAAGCTGAAGTACGATGACACCGTCAGCAAGCTAAAGAACGAGAAGGCGCAGCAGGAGCACGACGCACGCGATGTTCAGTTGTGCATCAACAACGAGCTGGCCGAGTACCGCCGCCACGCCCAGCGCTCCGATCTGGAGCTGCAGTCGACGCTCAACGAGCTGGAGTCCATTCGGCAGCGTCACGACGAGTACAAGGTGCGTGTGTCCGGCTTCGAGGAGTTGAGAGCTAACTttgagaagcagcagcagagcctgAAGGTGGCCGAGGAGCGCATCAAGGATCTGGAGTTCGAGATTCAATCCTACACCGACTGGAAGCAGGTGACCAAAGTGTCGCAGGAGCGTCTCGCCAGCATACCCGAAATGGATGCCGAGCTGCAGCGCCTGCGCATCCACAACCGGCAGCTGAACAAGATCATTGGcgacaagctgctgctggaggagcaggtgcACGAGTACAAGGCGCGGCTGGACAAGGAGGAGGGTGCCCGTGCCGAGGCGGCATCGCTGCAGGTGAAGCTCACGCACACGGAGCAGGAGCTCAAGGAGTGGGTCAAGGTCGCGCAGGATCATTGTCTGGCCAACACGCTGGTCAGTCCGGCGGCACTGCGCTCCCgcatcgagcagctgctgcagggcgaCATTGTCCACGTGTCCGAGAAGTACGCCTCCGAGTCGGAGTCCAAACAGATGCGCAATGCTGTGCGGGACTTGGAGCAGAAGGTGCGCATTTACCTCAAGAACATTGAGGATCTGAACATGAACCTGAAGCGGCACAAGAACTTCAAGGATCGGCTTCAGCGCAAGCTGCGCACTGTGTCCCGGGAGCGTGACTTCTACAAGCAAATGGTGGACAATTTCGACAAGGATCTGACCATGAGCAATGCGAGTGTGGCTGAGATGACGCAGGACATGCAGGTGCGCTATCGCGTGGATGTACTGGAGCGCACGGTGACCGGCTACAAGGATCTGTGCGCCACACTGGACCGCGAGATTCAGGCCATGCGCGATCAGGAGCAGCTCAGCGACCCGTCCAGCGAGGACTATGAGAACGTGAAGAAGGAACTGGACACGCTGCGCATCGAGAACGATCGCCTGCGCAGgcgcaaggaggagcaggagctggagatgaTGCAACGTTGTCTGCGCCAGGACATCAGCTCACCCGTCAGCAAGGTCGTGCATTTCGCCGACAATCCCGCTGCCGAGGCATACGAATCATCCAAGAACATGTTCGAGAAGCTGCAGGCCGAAATCGAGCGTCTGAAGCGGCACAACAAGAAGTTGGAGGATGCCAACGAGCAGCATCTGAATGAGACAACCACCAGCACTGGGGGCATGACCATGAACTTCAAGGAGCTGAACAAACTGCGCGCCGAACTCGAGTCGGCCAATGCCAAGCTGGGCAAGACGAAGGAGCACTTTATGGCTGCCCGAAAGGAGTTTCGCGATGTGGTATACATGCTGCTGGGCTATCGCATCGATCGCGTGGGTTACAAGAGCAATTATCG cgTTACCAGCATGTATGCGGAGAGTCCTGATGATTACTTTTCCATAGCTTTGAGCGAAAGCAATGATTTGGCACTGCTTGAGACACCCTACTCGGAGACGCTGCAGCCAGCACTCGatcagcagctggcagccaaTAACTCATTTCCACCATTCTTCAGCTCGCTGACGCTGGATTTGTTTCAGCGTGCCACCGTCACAATTAACTga
- the LOC117890657 gene encoding conserved oligomeric Golgi complex subunit 6 produces MSATQDKKEDQDRIQRRVNKILEARLESDKDTLDALNGLSSFFKENTLQNRRNLRSQIEHRSVGINENFLKAFREVKLSLDAVCADLDTMATSVQTMKSDLETSKALTKDLIEQTNTMQQERDRLEVHQQIAQAFLARFQLTVPEHQLLYGSAKDAPIVADFFTVLDRVQSIHSDCRLLMQCGYQTAALDIMEEMTLHQEGALERLYRWTQNHCRNLENNEIGPLIVEAMRRLQDRPVLFKYVIDEYAIARRAVLVRLFIEALTEGGHGGSPKPIELHAHDPKRYIGDMFAWLHQSIPYEKENLTLLFKKCDKQDISDQLQAALGYIADGVQHPLKVRVETILNSEKDTIVLFTLSNLLRFYQQIMKQVVQGGSLEECLVELQKSSEQIYLQSLATQVRSVLQRPAGSSMALEPPQRDLVPPPSVARLLNMLKEILSVATMVDGRQADITKIVSCVIDPLLQSVQESAAHLPTVDMGVYLLNCLYHMQSTLAVYEYMDERVERLQGQSDAQLDTLTSEQASSLVANLNLGPIYTILQSNQSKIETNLLKIFMSKLDAFLELPDVLLLPQVQLIMSSSHRATVQKRAFNVIVAIYKQIYERVHDPANGFEQPDQLLHKTPEQVAHILTAS; encoded by the exons CCGCATACAGAGACGGGTCAACAAGATACTGGAGGCTCGCCTGGAATCCGATAAG GACACTCTCGATGCTCTTAACGGTCTCTCCAGCTTCTTCAAGGAGAACACACTGCAGAATCGAAGGAATCTGCGCAGTCAGATCGAGCATCGCTCCGTGGGCATCAATGAGAACTTCCTGAAGGCCTTCCGGGAGGTGAAGCTGTCGCTGGATGCCGTCTGCGCCGATCTGGATACCATGGCCACGTCAGTGCAGACGATGAAGTCCGACCTGGAGACGTCCAAGGCTCTGACCAAAGACCTAATCGAGCAGACAAACACAATGCAGCAGGAGCGTGATCGCCTGGAGGTGCATCAGCAAATTGCGCAGGCATTTCTGGCCCGTTTCCAGCTGACGGTGCCGGAGCATCAGCTGCTCTACGGCAGCGCCAAGGATGCCCCCATTGTGGCTGACTTCTTCACGGTGCTGGATAGGGTACAGTCCATACATTCCGATTGCCGGCTGCTGATGCAGTGCGGCTACCAGACCGCAGCGCTGGACATTATGGAGGAGATGACGCTGCACCAGGAGGGGGCGCTGGAGCGGCTGTATCGCTGGACCCAGAACCATTGCCGCAATCTGGAGAACAACGAAATCGGGCCCCTCATTGTGGAGGCCATGAGACGTCTGCAGGATCGTCCAGTGCTGTTCAA ATACGTGATTGATGAGTACGCCATTGCTAGGCGCGCTGTGCTGGTGCGTCTTTTCATCGAAGCCCTAACGGAGGGTGGCCACGGTGGCAGCCCCAAGCCCATTGAGCTGCACGCGCACGATCCCAAGCGCTACATTGGTGACATGTTCGCGTGGCTGCACCAGAGCATTCCCTACGAGAAGGAGAACCTGACGCTGCTCTTCAAGAAGTGCGACAAGCAGG ACATTTCGGATCAGCTGCAGGCGGCGCTGGGCTACATAGCCGACGGGGTGCAGCATCCATTGAAGGTGCGCGTGGAGACCATTCTCAACTCGGAGAAGGACACCATCGTGCTCTTTACACTCTCCAATCTGCTGCGCTTCTATCAGCAAATCATGAAGCAGGTGGTGCAGGGCGGCAGCCTGGAGGAGTGCCTGGTGGAGCTGCAGAAGAGCAGCGAGCAGATCTACCTGCAGTCCCTGGCCACGCAGGTGCGCAGCGTGCTGCAGCGTCCAGCTGGCTCCAGCATGGCACTTGAGCCGCCACAGCGAGACCTCGTGCCACCGCCGAGCGTGGCCCGTTTGCTGAACATGCTGAAGGAGATCCTGTCGGTGGCCACAATGGTGGATGGTCGCCAGGCGGACATCACCAAGATTGTTAGCTGTGTAATCGATCCGTTGCTGCAGTCCGTGCAGGAGAGCGCCGCCCATCTGCCCACCGTGGACATGGGCGTTTATCTCCTGAACTGCCTCTACCACATGCAGAGCACGCTGGCCGTCTACGAGTACATGGATGAGCGCGTGGAGCGGCTGCAGGGCCAGTCGGACGCTCAACTGGACACGCTCACCTCCGAGCAGGCCTCCTCGTTGGTGGCCAATCTCAATCTGGGTCCCATCTACACCATACTGCAGAGTAATCAGTCCAAGATCGAGACAAATCTGCTCAAAATCTTCATGTCCAAGCTGGATGCCTTTCTGGAGCTGCccgatgtgctgctgctgccgcaggtGCAGCTAATCATGTCCAGCAGCCATCGTGCCACCGTGCAGAAGCGCGCCTTTAACGTGATCGTGGCCATTTACAAGCAGATCTACGAGCGTGTTCACGATCCAGCCAATGGCTTCGAGCAGCCGGATCAGCTGCTGCACAAGACGCCCGAACAGGTGGCGCACATTCTAACGGCGTCGTAG